The proteins below are encoded in one region of Hordeum vulgare subsp. vulgare chromosome 3H, MorexV3_pseudomolecules_assembly, whole genome shotgun sequence:
- the LOC123439831 gene encoding uncharacterized protein LOC123439831, which produces MSMSWGSPRRRPRKPSTSRPRRRMCEDVRRATRDINKQVLEGPTLDTADGAGGAPVVGVTGVGMSFLLQSARASAASSLSMVQPPLSRYVRVDDLRFVNFPRNDILKALFEEVTLDEAITTPSRVVMFDPFDRSDEAKDHAILVSLTNWFRRLHTHYASRSEKPAHREFLLEVPEERFWVLDTEMQTWFAMTR; this is translated from the coding sequence ATGTCGATGTCGTGGGGATCGCCAAGGAGGCGGCCGAGGAAGCCATCCAcgtcgcggccgaggaggaggatgtGCGAGGATGTGCGCCGTGCCACCAGGGACATCAACAAGCAGGTCCTAGAGGGGCCGACCCTGGACACAGCCGACGGTGCCGGAGGGGCCCCTGTTGTTGGAGTGACAGGGGTGGGCATGTCCTTCCTCCTTCAGTCTGCCCGCGCTAGTGCTGCTAGTTCGTTGTCAATGGTGCAGCCACCGCTAAGCCGATACGTGCGGGTTGACGACCTGAGGTTCGTCAACTTCCCTCGGAATGACATCCTCAAGGCTTTGTTCGAGGAAGTGACCCTGGACGAGGCGATCACCACTCCCAGCAGGGTAGTAATGTTCGACCCGTTCGACAGGAGCGACGAGGCCAAGGACCATGCTATCCTCGTGTCCTTGACCAACTGGTTCCGGCGGCTACACACGCACTATGCCAGCCGTTCGGAGAAGCCGGCTCACCGAGAATTCCTCCTCGAGGTCCCCGAAGAGAGGTTCTGGGTGCTCGATACCGAAATGCAGACATGGTTTGCTATGACCCGCTAG